In Flavobacterium sp. N3904, one DNA window encodes the following:
- a CDS encoding MGH1-like glycoside hydrolase domain-containing protein: MPERDVETNAEKARLKLRIDNKGWKKWGPYLTERQWGTVREDYSQSGYAWGSVTHDMARSKAYRWGEEGIGGISDNKQHICFAFAFWNHNDHILKERFFGLTPAESNHGEDVKEIYFYQDSTPTHSYQKMLYKYPQTAFPYEKLIKESKKRTRLEPEYELLDTGIFDQDAYFDISMEYAKEDEQDILIKVTVENRSKIAAPITVLPTLWFRNTWSWGYESYKHKPTLTATGSSTIEIDHRLVGHFKLYAEHADELLFCENETNFEKLYKSPNPTLFTKDGINDYVVNKKKGTINPEETGTKAAVKFEDIIPAFGKKVYRLRFTNTTPDDAFEDFDAIFEKRLAEADEFYDTIQKGITDEKLKSIQRQAYAGMLWTKQWYYYNVYEWLKGDPSTPRPDANRKEGRNSSWKHMYTANILSMPDKWEYPWFAAWDLAFHTLPLARLDPDFAKRQLTVILREYYMHPNGQIPAYEWSFSDVNPPVHAWATWKVYEIDKEANGGVGDTVFLERIFHKLLLNFTWWVNLKDENGNNIFGGGFLGMDNIGVFDRSADLPTGGHLEQADGTGWMAMYSLNMLRIACEISLKNPVYQEMASKFFEHFLHIAGAMQSMGDNKLNLWDEDDQFYYDMLHKPNGNAELLKIRSMVGLIPLFAVEVLNAELLEKLPAFKRRVEWVLKNRPDLASLVSSWYHPGKGETRLLSILRGHRMKMIMKRMFDEKEFLSDFGVRSLSKYHKDHPYKFTHDGGTVQVDYTPAEATGDMFGGNSNWRGPIWFPMNYLILDSLEKFDSYYGKDFKVEFPTNSGKMMSINHAAEGVAKRLLALFIPDANKKIPMYGEYKKFQEDTLFNKNHLYFEYFDGDTGKGLGANHQTGWTGLIAEIIRHLHTKEE, from the coding sequence ATGCCAGAAAGAGATGTAGAAACTAACGCAGAAAAAGCGCGGCTAAAACTAAGAATAGACAATAAGGGCTGGAAAAAATGGGGTCCCTATCTAACAGAAAGACAGTGGGGAACCGTCCGTGAAGATTATTCTCAAAGCGGATATGCATGGGGTAGTGTAACCCATGATATGGCGCGTTCCAAAGCCTATAGATGGGGAGAAGAGGGTATTGGCGGAATATCAGACAACAAACAACATATCTGTTTTGCTTTTGCCTTTTGGAATCACAACGACCACATTCTAAAAGAGCGTTTTTTTGGGTTAACACCCGCAGAATCCAATCACGGGGAAGATGTTAAAGAAATTTATTTTTACCAGGATTCCACACCAACGCATTCCTACCAAAAGATGCTTTATAAGTATCCCCAAACCGCTTTTCCGTATGAAAAGCTAATCAAGGAAAGTAAAAAAAGAACGCGACTAGAACCTGAATACGAATTACTCGATACTGGAATTTTTGATCAGGATGCCTATTTTGATATTTCCATGGAATATGCCAAAGAAGATGAGCAAGATATATTGATCAAAGTAACAGTAGAGAATCGTTCAAAAATCGCAGCTCCCATTACCGTATTACCTACACTTTGGTTCAGAAATACGTGGAGTTGGGGGTATGAAAGTTACAAACACAAACCGACATTAACGGCAACGGGAAGCTCCACAATCGAAATTGACCATCGTTTGGTTGGCCACTTTAAATTGTATGCAGAACATGCAGATGAACTTTTATTCTGCGAAAATGAGACCAATTTTGAAAAACTTTATAAATCTCCTAATCCTACTCTTTTTACCAAAGACGGAATTAATGATTATGTAGTAAACAAAAAAAAGGGAACTATAAATCCCGAAGAGACAGGCACTAAAGCTGCTGTAAAATTTGAAGACATTATTCCGGCATTTGGTAAAAAAGTCTATCGTTTGCGTTTTACGAATACCACACCGGATGATGCTTTTGAAGATTTTGATGCTATTTTTGAAAAACGTCTAGCTGAAGCTGATGAATTTTATGACACAATTCAAAAAGGGATTACAGACGAAAAATTAAAATCGATACAGCGTCAGGCCTATGCAGGAATGCTTTGGACCAAACAATGGTATTATTATAATGTTTACGAATGGTTAAAAGGCGACCCTTCTACACCAAGGCCTGATGCCAATAGAAAAGAAGGTAGAAATAGTTCTTGGAAACACATGTATACCGCCAACATTCTGTCAATGCCCGACAAATGGGAATACCCTTGGTTTGCGGCATGGGATTTGGCTTTTCATACTTTGCCTTTGGCCAGATTGGATCCTGATTTTGCCAAAAGGCAATTAACCGTTATCTTAAGGGAATATTACATGCATCCCAATGGGCAAATTCCTGCTTATGAATGGTCATTCTCAGATGTCAATCCTCCTGTTCATGCCTGGGCAACCTGGAAAGTTTATGAAATTGATAAAGAAGCCAATGGCGGTGTTGGAGACACAGTTTTTCTGGAACGTATTTTTCATAAACTGCTTTTAAATTTTACTTGGTGGGTCAATCTGAAAGATGAAAATGGTAATAACATATTCGGGGGTGGATTCCTCGGAATGGATAATATTGGGGTATTCGACCGCTCTGCCGATTTACCAACTGGAGGGCATTTAGAACAAGCAGACGGTACCGGATGGATGGCCATGTACAGCTTAAATATGTTGCGAATTGCCTGTGAAATCTCATTGAAAAATCCCGTATATCAAGAAATGGCCTCCAAGTTTTTTGAACATTTTCTTCATATTGCGGGCGCGATGCAATCTATGGGTGACAATAAACTTAACCTTTGGGACGAGGACGATCAGTTTTACTACGATATGCTTCATAAACCAAATGGCAATGCTGAATTGTTAAAAATCCGTTCGATGGTGGGATTAATTCCGTTGTTTGCTGTCGAAGTTTTAAATGCCGAATTATTGGAAAAACTTCCTGCTTTTAAACGCCGTGTAGAATGGGTATTAAAAAATCGTCCAGACTTAGCCAGTTTAGTTTCCAGTTGGTACCATCCCGGAAAAGGAGAAACCCGTTTGCTTTCAATCCTTAGGGGACATCGAATGAAAATGATCATGAAACGCATGTTTGACGAAAAAGAGTTTTTGTCGGATTTTGGTGTTCGATCATTGTCCAAATACCACAAAGATCATCCGTACAAATTTACTCACGATGGCGGAACCGTACAAGTTGATTACACCCCGGCCGAAGCCACTGGTGATATGTTTGGAGGAAACTCGAATTGGAGAGGACCAATTTGGTTCCCGATGAATTATTTGATTTTGGATTCTTTAGAAAAATTTGACTCCTATTATGGAAAAGATTTCAAAGTAGAGTTTCCTACCAATTCCGGAAAAATGATGAGCATCAATCATGCCGCCGAAGGTGTTGCCAAAAGACTCTTAGCGCTGTTTATTCCGGATGCCAATAAAAAAATTCCAATGTATGGCGAATACAAGAAATTTCAGGAGGATACTCTTTTTAACAAAAATCACTTGTATTTTGAGTATTTTGATGGCGATACTGGCAAAGGGCTTGGCGCCAATCATCAAACAGGATGGACGGGACTTATCGCTGAAATTATTAGGCATTTGCACACCAAAGAAGAATAA
- a CDS encoding L-threonine 3-dehydrogenase has protein sequence MNPKILIIGACGQIGTELTHQLRAIYGTDNVIASDIRKLNNDVVNSGPFEVVNALDFNQIEHLVEMHQITDVYLMAALLSATAEKNPAFAWDLNMNSLFHVLNLAKAGKIKKIFWPSSIAVFGPTTPKENTPQYTIMEPSTVYGISKQSGERWCEYYHNIFGVDVRSIRYPGLISWTTLPGGGTTDYAVDIYHKALSDGKYECFLTSETKMPMMYMDDAIAATINIMKVPTEQIKIRSSYNLAAMSFTPTEIAAEIKKHIPELEVTYVPDFRQKIADSWPASIDDSRAREDWGWKHEFDLEMMTVDMLKNLSPQYNTDIQ, from the coding sequence ATGAATCCAAAAATATTGATTATAGGCGCCTGCGGGCAAATTGGAACTGAATTGACTCATCAACTTAGAGCGATTTATGGCACTGACAATGTTATCGCTTCGGATATCCGAAAACTGAATAACGATGTCGTAAATTCAGGACCTTTTGAAGTAGTCAATGCCTTGGATTTTAACCAAATCGAACATTTGGTAGAAATGCACCAAATCACCGATGTCTATTTGATGGCCGCACTACTCTCTGCAACAGCCGAAAAAAACCCTGCTTTTGCTTGGGATTTGAACATGAACTCATTATTTCACGTTTTGAATTTGGCCAAAGCCGGAAAAATAAAAAAGATATTTTGGCCTTCCAGTATTGCCGTTTTTGGGCCAACAACTCCTAAAGAAAATACCCCACAATACACCATAATGGAGCCTTCCACCGTTTACGGAATCAGCAAGCAATCTGGCGAAAGATGGTGTGAATACTATCACAACATTTTTGGTGTCGATGTTCGAAGCATTCGTTACCCAGGCCTAATCAGCTGGACCACTTTGCCTGGCGGAGGAACCACAGATTATGCGGTAGATATTTATCACAAAGCCTTGAGCGATGGCAAATACGAATGTTTTTTGACCTCCGAAACCAAAATGCCCATGATGTACATGGATGATGCCATTGCCGCAACCATCAACATTATGAAAGTGCCGACAGAACAAATCAAGATTCGTTCTTCCTATAATCTGGCTGCGATGAGTTTTACCCCAACCGAAATTGCTGCCGAAATCAAAAAACACATCCCAGAATTGGAGGTAACTTATGTTCCCGACTTCCGTCAAAAAATAGCCGACAGCTGGCCTGCCAGCATAGATGACTCCCGCGCCAGAGAAGACTGGGGTTGGAAACACGAATTTGATCTGGAAATGATGACCGTCGATATGCTAAAAAATCTAAGTCCTCAATACAACACCGACATTCAATAA
- a CDS encoding DUF3450 domain-containing protein, with amino-acid sequence MNKKLTLLFLVLFMQFSCKNNNEERIADNLRDTKKKELIFTTINKGWTFYDTPINPTSEAYLATWPEWRAFMAELAVKPKKTIGAFQKKAKALSAKAMALNTNIPSQFDTPQIRSRIATLITQVRMLDLYINLDKVSDKKVTKLVAEINLELVSLQRQMDKIVEKSKIPMEVGESELLQMLDTARAIPSGNPTIPGNPGGATIPKNPNTPHVE; translated from the coding sequence ATGAACAAGAAATTAACGCTGCTCTTTTTGGTGCTATTTATGCAGTTTTCGTGTAAAAATAATAATGAAGAACGTATAGCCGATAACCTAAGAGATACTAAAAAGAAAGAATTAATTTTTACTACGATAAATAAAGGCTGGACCTTTTATGATACCCCTATTAATCCAACTTCTGAAGCATACTTAGCGACTTGGCCAGAATGGCGCGCCTTTATGGCTGAGTTGGCGGTTAAACCAAAAAAAACAATTGGTGCTTTTCAAAAGAAAGCAAAGGCCTTATCTGCCAAAGCAATGGCTTTGAATACCAATATACCGTCTCAATTTGACACACCACAGATAAGAAGCAGAATTGCCACTTTGATCACACAAGTACGAATGTTGGATTTATATATCAATCTCGATAAAGTTTCAGACAAAAAAGTGACCAAACTGGTTGCAGAGATAAACCTGGAGCTAGTTTCTTTGCAAAGACAAATGGATAAGATAGTAGAGAAAAGCAAAATTCCTATGGAAGTTGGGGAGTCAGAATTATTGCAAATGCTGGATACCGCAAGAGCTATTCCTTCGGGAAACCCAACTATACCGGGTAATCCTGGAGGTGCAACTATTCCAAAAAATCCAAATACACCGCACGTTGAGTAA
- the mfd gene encoding transcription-repair coupling factor: MSKSAIYSVYDSSPKTAQITTRLLENNSVKMQLEGLLGSAVSFVIQSLFKKTELPFLIVFNTKEEAAYYLNDLEQMIGEQDVLFYPGSFRRPYQIEETDNANVLLRSEVLNRINSRKKPAIIVTYPEALFEKVVTRKNLDKNTLKVSLGDKISIDFLNEVLFEYEFKRVDFITEPGEFSVRGGIVDVFSFSNDNPYRIEFFGNEVESIRSFDVGTQLSLEKQKKITIIPNVENKIFQENRESFLDYIAERTVLFFQNTENLLYELDKQFGRAEEAFEKLSKDIKHATPEQLFLNQKAFVKRALDFSVVEFNSKPVFKIAKKFEFHIQPQPSFNKQFDLLLNNLSENQFNGFKNYLFCSNEAQAKRFHDIFETLDETNSENIRKQYKTIVLPLYEGFIDTENQIVCYTDHQIFERYHKFSIKNGYSKKQNLTLKELTTLSVGDYVTHIDHGIGKFGGLQKIQVEGKTQEAIKLVYADNDIVYVSIHSLHKISKYNGKDGTPPKIYKLGSNAWKVLKQKTKARVKYIAFNLIQLYAKRRLEKGFQFAPDSYLQNELESSFIYEDTPDQTKSTQEVKADMESERPMDRLVCGDVGFGKTEVAIRAAFKAVDNSKQVAVLVPTTILAYQHFRTFSERLKDMPVSIGYLNRFRTAKQKAETLKQLAEGKLDIVIGTHQLVNKNVVFKDLGLLIVDEEQKFGVNVKDKLKTIAANVDTLTLTATPIPRTLQFSLMAARDLSVITTPPPNRYPIETNVVGFNEELIRDAISYEIQRNGQVFFINNRIENIKEFAGMIQRLVPNARVGIGHGQMEGAKLEELMLAFMNGEFDVLVATTIIESGLDVPNANTIFINNANNFGLSDLHQMRGRVGRSNKKAFCYFICPPYSHMTEDARKRIQALEQFSELGSGLNIAMKDLEIRGAGDLLGGEQSGFINDIGFDTYQKIMNEAIEELKENEFKDLYPEESNIETKEYVKDLQIDTDFELLFSDEYINNVTERLSLYNELSAVKNEEELIVFQNKLIDRFGPMPPRALALMNSIRIKWIATKVGIEKLVMKKGKMIGYFVSDQQSDYYHSTRFHKVIQFVQKNSTICVMKEKQTPAGLRLLLTFDNVKNTRRALELMKLLGGE, translated from the coding sequence TTGAGTAAATCTGCTATATACTCGGTTTATGATTCTTCTCCCAAAACGGCACAGATTACAACTCGTTTGCTGGAAAATAATTCTGTAAAAATGCAATTGGAGGGCTTGTTGGGATCGGCTGTTTCGTTTGTGATTCAGTCGCTTTTTAAGAAAACAGAATTACCCTTTTTAATTGTATTTAATACTAAAGAAGAAGCTGCTTATTATTTGAACGATTTGGAGCAAATGATTGGCGAACAGGATGTGTTGTTTTACCCCGGTTCGTTTCGCCGTCCCTACCAAATTGAAGAAACGGACAATGCTAATGTTTTGCTTCGTTCCGAGGTACTCAACCGAATCAATTCCCGAAAAAAACCAGCCATAATTGTTACCTATCCCGAGGCTCTTTTCGAAAAAGTCGTGACTCGAAAAAATTTGGATAAAAACACCCTGAAAGTAAGTTTGGGCGATAAAATTTCGATTGATTTCCTAAATGAAGTTTTATTCGAATACGAATTCAAAAGAGTTGATTTTATAACAGAACCAGGTGAATTCTCCGTTCGGGGAGGAATTGTCGACGTATTTTCGTTTTCGAATGACAATCCGTACCGAATAGAGTTTTTTGGGAATGAAGTCGAAAGCATCCGTAGTTTTGATGTAGGCACTCAATTGTCATTAGAAAAGCAGAAAAAAATCACCATTATACCAAATGTTGAAAATAAAATTTTTCAGGAAAACAGAGAAAGCTTTCTGGATTATATAGCTGAAAGAACGGTTTTGTTTTTTCAAAATACCGAGAATCTTTTATACGAATTGGACAAGCAATTTGGCAGAGCCGAAGAAGCATTTGAGAAATTGTCCAAAGATATCAAACACGCTACGCCAGAACAATTGTTTCTGAACCAAAAAGCATTTGTAAAAAGAGCTTTGGATTTTTCGGTAGTAGAATTCAATTCAAAACCTGTTTTCAAAATAGCCAAGAAGTTTGAATTCCACATTCAGCCGCAACCATCGTTCAATAAACAATTTGATTTGCTGTTGAATAATCTGAGTGAGAATCAATTTAATGGATTCAAAAATTATTTATTTTGTTCGAACGAAGCACAGGCCAAACGCTTTCACGATATATTTGAAACCTTAGACGAAACAAATTCAGAGAATATCCGCAAACAATACAAGACCATTGTTTTGCCTTTGTACGAAGGTTTCATAGATACCGAAAACCAAATTGTCTGTTATACCGATCATCAAATTTTTGAACGCTACCATAAATTTAGCATAAAAAATGGCTATTCGAAAAAGCAGAATCTAACGTTAAAAGAACTCACAACGTTATCCGTAGGTGATTATGTAACGCACATCGACCACGGAATCGGAAAGTTTGGAGGGTTGCAAAAAATTCAGGTTGAAGGCAAAACACAGGAAGCGATTAAACTGGTGTATGCCGATAATGATATTGTGTATGTGAGTATTCACTCGCTGCACAAAATTTCGAAATACAACGGAAAAGACGGAACGCCCCCAAAAATTTATAAATTAGGTTCGAATGCATGGAAGGTTTTAAAACAAAAAACTAAAGCAAGAGTCAAATATATTGCATTCAATTTGATTCAATTGTATGCCAAACGTCGATTGGAAAAAGGTTTCCAATTTGCTCCCGACAGTTATTTACAAAACGAATTGGAAAGTTCGTTTATCTACGAAGACACACCCGACCAAACCAAATCGACCCAAGAAGTCAAAGCCGATATGGAAAGTGAGCGCCCGATGGATCGCTTGGTTTGCGGAGATGTTGGATTTGGTAAAACTGAAGTTGCTATTCGTGCTGCTTTCAAGGCGGTGGACAATTCAAAACAAGTGGCGGTCTTGGTTCCAACGACTATTTTGGCGTACCAACATTTTCGAACTTTCAGCGAAAGATTAAAAGATATGCCGGTTTCTATCGGTTATTTAAACCGCTTCAGAACTGCCAAACAAAAAGCCGAAACCCTGAAACAATTGGCCGAAGGCAAACTGGACATAGTGATTGGCACACATCAATTGGTTAACAAAAATGTAGTTTTCAAAGACCTTGGATTATTGATTGTCGATGAGGAACAAAAATTTGGGGTTAATGTAAAAGACAAACTCAAAACCATTGCTGCCAATGTTGATACCTTGACTTTGACGGCAACGCCAATTCCGAGAACCTTGCAGTTTTCGTTGATGGCGGCAAGAGATTTATCGGTAATTACGACACCTCCGCCAAACAGATATCCTATAGAAACCAATGTGGTTGGTTTTAATGAAGAACTGATTCGAGATGCGATTTCGTATGAAATTCAGCGCAACGGACAGGTTTTCTTCATTAATAACCGAATCGAAAACATAAAGGAATTTGCCGGAATGATTCAGCGCTTAGTGCCCAATGCCCGAGTGGGAATTGGACACGGACAAATGGAAGGCGCTAAACTCGAGGAATTGATGCTCGCCTTTATGAACGGTGAGTTCGATGTTTTGGTAGCGACCACCATTATCGAAAGTGGATTGGACGTTCCGAATGCAAATACCATTTTCATTAATAATGCCAATAATTTTGGTCTGTCAGATTTACATCAAATGCGCGGTCGAGTAGGACGTAGCAACAAGAAAGCGTTTTGTTATTTCATTTGCCCGCCCTATTCTCACATGACCGAAGATGCCCGTAAACGAATTCAGGCGTTGGAACAATTCAGCGAGTTGGGAAGCGGATTGAATATTGCGATGAAAGATCTCGAAATTCGTGGTGCGGGAGATTTATTGGGAGGAGAGCAAAGCGGTTTCATCAACGATATTGGATTTGACACCTACCAAAAAATCATGAACGAGGCTATTGAGGAATTGAAGGAAAACGAATTTAAGGATTTATACCCCGAAGAAAGCAATATCGAAACCAAAGAATATGTAAAAGACCTGCAAATCGACACCGATTTTGAGTTGTTGTTTTCAGACGAATACATCAATAATGTAACCGAACGTTTGAGTTTATACAACGAGTTGAGTGCTGTGAAAAATGAAGAAGAACTCATTGTTTTTCAAAACAAACTGATTGATCGTTTTGGCCCAATGCCGCCAAGAGCACTTGCTTTAATGAACAGCATCCGCATCAAATGGATTGCAACCAAAGTTGGAATTGAAAAATTGGTAATGAAAAAAGGCAAGATGATTGGTTACTTCGTCTCCGATCAACAATCGGATTATTATCATTCGACACGTTTTCATAAAGTGATTCAGTTTGTGCAAAAAAACAGTACTATTTGTGTAATGAAAGAAAAGCAAACTCCAGCAGGATTACGACTTTTATTGACTTTTGATAATGTGAAGAATACAAGGAGGGCTTTGGAATTGATGAAGTTGTTGGGAGGGGAATAA
- a CDS encoding DUF4919 domain-containing protein, with product MKKTILVVALLIVTFSTTYAQEISFEIPDYNLIKKNIEDKNSNYYYPKLLERMIANDTLLTNEDYRHLYFGYVFNSKYDAYFRSPDEEKLKKYLSSDTIAKKDYDEIIKLAEHSITVFPFDLRQMNYLGYVYHLKGDNVAAIKISNRFQNILKAILSSGNGEKCETGFNVISVSHEYVFLNMFRLESRSQSLVGDCDYLAFEKGKYSIDGMYFNIKKMLENEAKHFK from the coding sequence ATGAAAAAAACAATCTTAGTAGTTGCACTTTTGATAGTTACCTTTTCTACGACTTATGCGCAAGAAATAAGTTTTGAAATCCCCGATTACAACTTAATCAAGAAAAATATTGAAGATAAAAACTCCAATTATTATTATCCCAAATTATTGGAAAGAATGATTGCTAATGATACATTATTGACTAACGAGGATTATAGACATTTGTATTTTGGATATGTTTTTAATTCAAAATACGATGCTTATTTTAGGTCGCCAGACGAAGAAAAATTGAAAAAATATTTAAGTAGTGATACCATAGCCAAAAAGGATTATGACGAAATAATAAAATTAGCAGAACATTCCATAACTGTATTCCCTTTTGATTTACGGCAAATGAATTATCTCGGTTATGTTTATCACTTAAAAGGAGATAATGTAGCCGCAATAAAAATATCAAATCGATTTCAGAATATTTTGAAAGCAATATTGTCATCAGGAAATGGAGAAAAATGCGAAACGGGTTTTAATGTAATATCGGTCAGTCACGAATATGTTTTCTTGAATATGTTTCGATTAGAATCCAGATCACAAAGCCTGGTTGGTGATTGTGATTATTTGGCTTTTGAAAAAGGAAAGTACAGCATAGACGGGATGTATTTTAATATCAAAAAGATGTTAGAAAACGAAGCAAAACATTTTAAATGA
- a CDS encoding helix-turn-helix domain-containing protein, with protein MKLKSIEEFYQEISGDSGTESNALLPKGIQKEIGHFNVFSTKELYERLKEKPVMPYDRRAYYKISLIQGKNRVEYADRIIEIEENALLFATPKIPYNYVPKDTQQSGHFCVFTGEFLTKDKSGIDLDKLPIFQTDGYPVFQLTQEESDTIELIFKKIHQEINSDYVYKYDLIRNYVAELIHFGQKLQPVTALYSKHNSAARVSSLFAELLERQFPIESPRQRLELKSAKDFAARLAIHVNHLNKVLKENTGKTTTELISERLIHEAKVLLKETDWNISEIAYSLGFEELAHFSNFFKKQTTLTPISFRV; from the coding sequence ATGAAATTAAAATCAATTGAAGAGTTCTATCAGGAAATTTCTGGAGACTCTGGTACAGAATCGAATGCATTATTACCCAAAGGAATTCAAAAAGAAATCGGACATTTCAATGTTTTCAGCACCAAAGAACTTTACGAAAGGCTAAAGGAAAAACCGGTGATGCCTTATGACCGAAGAGCCTATTATAAAATAAGCTTGATACAAGGGAAAAATAGAGTGGAGTATGCAGATCGGATAATTGAAATTGAAGAGAATGCTCTTTTGTTTGCAACACCCAAAATCCCGTATAATTATGTTCCAAAGGATACACAACAATCGGGGCATTTTTGTGTTTTTACTGGTGAGTTTTTGACCAAGGACAAGAGCGGAATCGACTTGGATAAGCTGCCAATTTTTCAAACGGATGGCTATCCTGTTTTTCAGCTGACACAGGAAGAGTCTGATACAATTGAGTTAATTTTCAAAAAGATACATCAGGAAATCAATTCCGATTATGTGTATAAATACGATTTGATTCGGAACTATGTGGCGGAGCTGATTCATTTTGGACAAAAGCTTCAACCCGTCACGGCTTTGTATTCTAAGCACAATTCGGCTGCCAGAGTCTCTTCCTTATTTGCAGAATTACTCGAAAGACAATTCCCAATAGAGTCGCCTAGACAGCGATTGGAATTGAAATCGGCCAAAGATTTTGCTGCACGTTTAGCCATTCATGTCAATCACCTCAATAAAGTTTTAAAGGAAAACACAGGAAAAACCACAACCGAATTAATTAGCGAACGATTGATTCATGAAGCTAAGGTTTTATTAAAGGAAACCGATTGGAACATTTCGGAAATTGCTTATTCCCTAGGTTTTGAAGAGTTGGCGCATTTTTCTAATTTTTTCAAGAAGCAAACCACATTGACTCCTATTTCTTTTCGAGTTTAA